The sequence TTAATGATGGTTCAACGCTTATGTTAGTTCCCCATCTGTCCGGTTCGAACCAGTAAACCCTAGGCCCACCGAGTTTTGAAGCAGAACGCCATGAATCGATATCTCAAGGTTCTGGGATTATTTTGGGAAACGGCGATCGCTGCTGAGTTGGAATATCGACTCAATTTTGTCGTGGCGACCCTCAGCAGCATTGGCAATCTGGCAGGAAGCCTATTTGGGCTGTTCCTATTCTACCAGGGAGGATCGGGCTATAGCTTTGCAGGCTGGAGCTGGGAAGAAGCCTTGATTGTACTGGGCGTTTTCACGGTGCTTCAGGGCTTTGCCGCCACTGCCCTTTCGCCCAACCTCAACCGCATTGTCAAACATGTGCAAGATGGCACCCTAGACTTTGTTCTGCTGAAGCCGATTAGCTCTCAGTTTTGGCTCTCGACGCGCACCCTCTCTCCGTGGGGCTTGTCGGATGTTTTATTTGGTGCGCTGCTCATTGGTTATGCGGGGTCGAAGTTGGGACTGTCGGCGATCGCCTATCTCAGTGGCCTGATTCCGCTACTGTTGGGATTTTTGATCCTCTACAGCCTCTGGTTCATGCTCGGAGCCATGAGCATCTGGTTTGTGAAAATCTACAACGTCACGGAAGTGCTGCGGGGTTTATTAGAAGCTGGACGCTTTCCAACGGTGGCCTATCCAGCCGCCTACCGCTTCTTTTTTACCTTCATCATTCCGGTGACGTTCCTCACCACCATTCCGGCACAGGCGTTTCTCCTGCGCGTTGAATCCTACTGGATTTTGAGCGCTACCGTGTTGGCGATCGCCCTTCTCTTCGTTTCCAATCGGTTTTGGCGATTTGCCCTCCGCTTTTACACCAGCGCATCTAGCTAATTGGTAGTGGTTTGCGACACGGTGATTCTTCGCTTGATGAACGGCTATGCGATTCTCCGTAGAAGATGCTACGTGAGTGCTGATGATGCAACGTATCGTCAACTCAAACCTGAAAACTCAAAACTCAAAATTGCTCTGAAAATAGATTTTTATCCTGCGGGGTGACGCCACCGCGTCCTGGACGATTGGTATGAGAAAGATCATCAAGTCTTGGCATAAGACTAGAAAACCGTATCCACAAGCGACTACAATTCTTAAGGCTGATTATTGATCACATAAACGCTCAGGATTAGGCTTTCGCAGATGGCAGAAACCCTCTTTTTTAACGCACTTCGGCAGGCTACCGACGAAGAAATGGCGCGCGACCCGTCCGTGTACGTTCTTGGAGAGGACGTCGGACACTACGGCGGCTCCTACAAAGTCACCAAAGATCTCTACAAAAAATACGGAGACCTGCGCGTTCTAGATACACCTATTGCTGAGAACGGCTTTACTGGAATGGCGATCGGCTCAGCGCTGACGGGCTTGCGTCCCATCATTGAGGGGATGAACATGGGCTTCCTGCTCCTCGCCTTTAACCAGATTGCCAACAATGCCGGAATGCTCCGCTATACCTCTGGCGGCAACTTCAAGATTCCCATTGTGATTCGCGGCCCCGGTGGGGTGGGACGGCAGCTTGGGGCAGAACACTCCCAACGCCTAGAAGCCTATTTCCAAAATGTGCCGGGACTAAAAATGGTGGCCTGCTCCACCCCCTACAACGCCAAAGGCTTACTGAAAGCGGCGATTCGGGACGATAATCCGGTCCTGTTCTTTGAGCATGTGCTGCTGTACAACCTCAAGGAAGACATTCCCGATGAAGAGTACGTGCTGCCCCTCGATAAAGCAGAAGTAGTTCGCCCTGGGAAAGATGTCACCATCCTGACCTATTCCCGGATGCGCCACCACTGTACGACCGCAGCGAAAAAGTTAGAGAAAGAAGGGTTCGATCCGGAAATTATTGACTTGATTTCTCTAAAACCGCTGGACATGCAAACAATCTCGGAGTCGGTTCGCAAGACTCATAAAGTGATTGTGGTTGAAGAGTGTATGAAAACGGGTGGCTTAGGAGCAGAGATCACAGCATCCGTTAATGACCAGCTTTTTGATGAGCTAGATGCTCCGGTGCTGCGGTTAGCTTCCCAGGATATTCCAACACCCTATAACGGTACTTTGGAAGCGTTGACTATTGTGCAACCCGATCAGATTGTGGAAGCGGTTAAAAAGATGGTTAAGGGACAGATTTAGGGCAATTTGCCTGACTCTATCGTTCAATGCCATATTCTGAACGTCGTTGCGTAGAATTTACGCAACGATTTCTTTTTTAAACGTGGTCGTTATTCCACTGAATATCCAGGAGCGGAGAGGGAGCAACGCGATGTCAACCTTTAATAACGGCCACAGGTCGTAGGCGGGCAACTTTGTGGGGAATGCCAGCGTGGCTCACCGTTTCAACTACGCGGCTAACATCCTTGTAAGCCTGGGGAGCCTCCTCCGCTAGACCCGACATCGACCCCGCTCGCACGCGCACGCCTTCATGTTCCAAATCCTCCCGCAACTGATTTCCGCGAATGGTGCGCTTCGCCCGATGGCGGCTCATCACTCGCCCTGCCCCATGACAGGTCGATCCGTACGATAGCGCCTCATTGGCTTCTGTACCCAACAAGATCCAACTCTCAGTTCCCATTGATCCGGGCACTAGGACGGGCTGTCCCAGGGGGCGATACTCTGGCGGTAGTCCTTCAAATCCAGGGCCAAAGGCACGAGTGGCTCCCTTGCAATGAACGCATACCTGTTGGGTCTGCCCATCAATGGTGTGGGTTTCGATCTTCGCCATATTGTGGGCAATGTCGTAGACCTGGGCGCAACGTTCCCGCTTCCGTCTTGCCGAAAACCTCTGCAAAACTGCGTCGGGTATGGTAGGCAAGCGCTTGACGATTGGCAAAGGCAAAGTTCGCAGCGGCCTTCATCGCACCCAAATAGGCTTGTCCTTCAGGGGAATTGAGCGAGGCACAGACGAGTTCCCGATCGGGCAGGTGAATGCCGTACTGAATCACCGCAAGCTGAAACTGTTGCACATAGTCTGTACAAATTTGATGGCCGAATCCTCGTGAACCACAGTGGATTTGCACCGCCAAGCACCCTTTTTGTAGCCCCATTACTTCGGCAGCATCAGCATCAAACACATGATCAACCACATCGACTTCCAGGAAGTGATTCCCGGCTCCCAAGGTTCCCCACTGTCCTTGCCCCCTAGTTTTGGCGCGTGGACTCACTTCATCGACATTTGCGCCCTCCAGACACCCGAATTCCTAAGTGCGGGCGGAGATCATCTTCAGTTGCATACCCCTGCGCAAACGCCCATTTTGCCCCTTGGTGACAGACGTGATCTACATCCTGGGTAGACAGCGGAAGACTGCCCCCTTCGCCCACACCGCTGGGACAGTTGCGATACAGCGCACTGGCGAGATCGCCCAATCGGGGTTGAGCGC comes from Synechococcales cyanobacterium T60_A2020_003 and encodes:
- a CDS encoding ABC-2 family transporter protein, coding for MNRYLKVLGLFWETAIAAELEYRLNFVVATLSSIGNLAGSLFGLFLFYQGGSGYSFAGWSWEEALIVLGVFTVLQGFAATALSPNLNRIVKHVQDGTLDFVLLKPISSQFWLSTRTLSPWGLSDVLFGALLIGYAGSKLGLSAIAYLSGLIPLLLGFLILYSLWFMLGAMSIWFVKIYNVTEVLRGLLEAGRFPTVAYPAAYRFFFTFIIPVTFLTTIPAQAFLLRVESYWILSATVLAIALLFVSNRFWRFALRFYTSASS
- a CDS encoding alpha-ketoacid dehydrogenase subunit beta, which codes for MAETLFFNALRQATDEEMARDPSVYVLGEDVGHYGGSYKVTKDLYKKYGDLRVLDTPIAENGFTGMAIGSALTGLRPIIEGMNMGFLLLAFNQIANNAGMLRYTSGGNFKIPIVIRGPGGVGRQLGAEHSQRLEAYFQNVPGLKMVACSTPYNAKGLLKAAIRDDNPVLFFEHVLLYNLKEDIPDEEYVLPLDKAEVVRPGKDVTILTYSRMRHHCTTAAKKLEKEGFDPEIIDLISLKPLDMQTISESVRKTHKVIVVEECMKTGGLGAEITASVNDQLFDELDAPVLRLASQDIPTPYNGTLEALTIVQPDQIVEAVKKMVKGQI